The Deltaproteobacteria bacterium region ACGCGGTCTCTCACCACCTCGTGAGGGACGCCGGTCTTAGCCAGTCGCCGCGCCACGCTTGGTGACGGATTGATGGCAATGGCTTGGGCGCTGCGCTCCCAGATCACCAGGTCTGCACTGGAATCACCAGCATAGACGAAGGGGCGGCCGGCAATCCGCTCTTCAATGGCCTTTAGTTTAGTCGCACCCTTGAGATTGGCTGCATTTGTGGCGATAACGTCATCGAAATCACCCAAATGATCTGCCACCAATGTGACCACGCGCTCATGCGAGGCCGAGGCGAGCACGACGCGGTGGCCATGTTCTCGCGCCTGTTTGATGAGCTGAACGATATGCTTACGGTAGGGTAGGCGCGCCGGATCAAGCGAGACGTGCTCAGCCAATTGACGCTTGAGCTCGACCTTCCCGCCAATGGCCCAGAGCGGTAGACGCACGACAAGACGGGGATTTGATTTACAAAGGCGTAAAATTTGCTCGAAAAGGAGATCGGTACGGACCAGAGTCTCGTCGAGGTCAATGACGAGGGTGGCAGCGGCCGTCCCGGGTGGCGTGACTAAAGGCGCCAAAGATTAGCTCCCAAGCAAACTTTTTCCCGTTTTTCTATCCATCTATCCTATCACGGCTGGCGGAGTGACCAAAGCTGACGGTCGCAATCACCGCGCGGCGCAGCGATCCCCGTCAGGACGCAGTGTGCCAGGATTTACGATTCACGATTTATGAATTTTTCGCCGGGCTCAAAGCCACTGATTCGCCTGCGGGATGTAATCCTTGGGCATCTCAGGAGTAAAAAACTTCCGCTTATCGGCGACAAAGTTGAAGTAAAGGATGTGGCGCAGGGCAGCGACGCCGTCACGCCAGGTGATCTTTTTACCCTCGATATAATTCCGGGGGTAATAGGCGATAGGATACTCCTCCACCCTAACCTTTAAGCAAGCGACCTTAGCCGTGACCTCAGGTTCGAAACCGAACCGGTTGCTCTCAAGGACGATATTCTTGATGATCCGCGCCTTGAAGAGTTTGTAACAGGTCTCCATATCCGTCAGGTAGAGGCCGGACGAGAAGTTACTAAGGATCGTCAGAAAGCGGTTAATGAGATAGTGAAAGGTGCGATGAACCTGCGGCGCATTCTTTTTAAAACGAGAGCCAAATACCACGTCAGCCCTGTCGCTCAAAAGCGGCAAGATCAGCGTCGGCAAATCGCGAGGGTCGTACTCAAAGTCGGCATCCTGCACACAGACGATATCGCCCGTGGCTAAGGCAAACCCGCTGCGCAGCGCTGCCCCTTTGCCCTCATTGACCGGCTTGAATACCGTCTGCACCTTGGACTTGAAAGGGAACCCCTTGATAATGGCTGCTGACCCGTCTTTAGAACAGTCGTCGACGAAGACCAGCTCCTTATCACATGGCAGCTCAATTCCGTCGATCAGCTTCAAAAAGCGCTCAAGGTGCTGCGCCTCATTGTAGACGGGGATCACCAGGGAGATGGTCTTTCGGCTGTCATTCATGGCACTTAGGTCCTAGGTTGGGTTCAAGGCCGCTGCCTCAGGCGGCAGCCCCACCTGCTCATAGTAGAGTACCAAGCTTTCGTCAAATCCCATTAGATATTTTGTGCTTAGGATGGGAAGTGATAGCCTCACCCGGTCGCATCATCCGCCACCGTCTCATGAGGCCCCAAATAAGCTGCGATGTCTCAACTGCCCCTAGAAAATGAAGTCTGGAATTCCGACGACCTCGAACCGGTGGACACCTGTCCTTTTTGCCAATCGACCGAGCGTTCGCTAGCGCATCATGGGGTGAGAGACTGGTGTTTTTATGCTGCGCCTGGGGCCTGGGACTTTTATGAATGCCGACGCTGCCAATGCATCTATCTCGATCCTCGCCCCACGGCATCATCCATCGGACGTGCCTATGCCAACTACTACACGCACGAGCAACCCTCGTCATTAGCCGCACGCATCAAGGATAGACTTAAGAACGAGGTGTACAGCGAGCTTCTAGGGCTAGATGTCA contains the following coding sequences:
- a CDS encoding glycosyltransferase family 2 protein — translated: MNDSRKTISLVIPVYNEAQHLERFLKLIDGIELPCDKELVFVDDCSKDGSAAIIKGFPFKSKVQTVFKPVNEGKGAALRSGFALATGDIVCVQDADFEYDPRDLPTLILPLLSDRADVVFGSRFKKNAPQVHRTFHYLINRFLTILSNFSSGLYLTDMETCYKLFKARIIKNIVLESNRFGFEPEVTAKVACLKVRVEEYPIAYYPRNYIEGKKITWRDGVAALRHILYFNFVADKRKFFTPEMPKDYIPQANQWL